The following are from one region of the Sulfitobacter pontiacus genome:
- a CDS encoding glutathione S-transferase family protein: protein MSNAVRIHHFAKSGHAHRALVFAKLAGIAHEEVPVDLANGAHKSPEFLAMNPNGQVPVLQDGDVTVSDSNAILVYLARTYAPDWMPSTPIDEANVQRWLTLAAGEVAFGSCAARLITVFGAPLDVDFADATATKAMQKLEHGLEGRDWLVGDRPTIADVANYSYTAHAPEGNVSLDPYPNVRAWLARFEALPGFQAMPATAVGLAAE, encoded by the coding sequence ATGTCAAACGCCGTTCGCATTCACCATTTCGCAAAATCAGGTCACGCCCACCGAGCCTTGGTGTTTGCGAAACTCGCAGGGATCGCACATGAGGAAGTTCCCGTAGATCTGGCAAATGGTGCGCATAAGTCGCCTGAGTTTCTGGCCATGAACCCGAACGGGCAGGTCCCCGTCTTGCAAGATGGCGATGTAACCGTATCGGATTCCAACGCAATCCTCGTCTACCTCGCACGGACATATGCGCCGGACTGGATGCCAAGCACTCCGATCGATGAGGCCAATGTTCAACGCTGGCTGACACTTGCGGCAGGCGAAGTTGCCTTCGGGTCCTGTGCCGCACGTCTGATCACCGTTTTCGGCGCGCCCTTGGACGTAGATTTCGCCGATGCAACAGCGACCAAGGCAATGCAAAAACTGGAACATGGGCTGGAAGGTCGCGATTGGTTGGTTGGCGATCGCCCGACAATCGCCGATGTGGCGAATTATTCCTATACCGCCCATGCGCCCGAGGGGAACGTCTCGCTTGACCCCTACCCGAATGTCCGCGCATGGCTCGCCCGTTTCGAAGCCCTGCCCGGGTTTCAGGCCATGCCAGCAACCGCTGTTGGCCTTGCGGCTGAATAA
- a CDS encoding LysR family transcriptional regulator, whose translation MDKIDRMRAFALVAKNASFTIAAQRMGRSARLVSKYVADLENALGVQLLNRTTRSVSLTDAGATYLALCEPLLDGFDELEERVRHDQTSLRGAIHISAPTGFGALRLTPSLARFGAKHPNVDLNLQFSDRRVSIIEEGFDLAIRIGPMRDSSLKVRQLGPMPLVVCASPAYLERTGTPDHPRALATHECILDGNMTEPTIWRFDINGQEEAVPVRGRFRMNAPAAAARLAATGAAIARCPAYTVADAFTSGDLVELFAEHRVSPYAVAALFPQNRRLTTRVRALIDHLADDPELCSDSAKT comes from the coding sequence ATGGATAAAATCGACCGGATGCGGGCCTTTGCGCTTGTCGCCAAGAACGCCTCTTTCACGATTGCCGCGCAGCGTATGGGGCGATCTGCGCGATTGGTCAGCAAATATGTTGCTGATCTGGAAAACGCGCTTGGGGTGCAGTTGCTTAATCGCACGACGCGGAGTGTCTCTTTGACGGACGCTGGTGCGACATATCTTGCGCTATGTGAGCCGCTTCTTGATGGCTTTGACGAGTTGGAGGAGAGGGTCAGACACGATCAGACCTCGCTCAGGGGGGCGATACATATTTCGGCCCCCACTGGGTTCGGAGCTTTGCGGCTGACGCCGTCGCTGGCAAGGTTCGGGGCGAAACACCCCAATGTGGACCTTAATTTGCAATTCTCTGACCGCCGCGTGTCGATCATTGAGGAGGGCTTTGACCTCGCCATCAGGATTGGCCCGATGCGCGACAGCTCGCTCAAGGTACGGCAACTGGGCCCGATGCCGTTGGTCGTATGTGCGTCGCCCGCCTATCTGGAGCGCACCGGAACGCCGGACCATCCGCGGGCGCTGGCCACGCATGAGTGTATTCTTGACGGGAACATGACCGAGCCGACCATCTGGAGGTTTGATATCAATGGCCAGGAAGAGGCTGTTCCGGTCCGCGGGCGTTTTCGCATGAACGCGCCCGCAGCTGCAGCCCGGCTTGCCGCAACAGGCGCTGCAATTGCCCGTTGCCCCGCCTACACGGTAGCGGATGCCTTCACATCCGGTGATCTGGTGGAGCTTTTCGCCGAGCATCGGGTTTCGCCCTATGCCGTTGCTGCGCTCTTCCCCCAGAATAGGCGCCTTACCACGCGGGTGCGGGCGCTTATTGACCATCTCGCGGATGATCCGGAGCTTTGTTCAGATAGCGCCAAGACCTGA
- a CDS encoding LysR family transcriptional regulator — translation MTRSSFGDIRVFVEVARRGGFRAAAEHLQQAPASVSEAIQRFEDRLGVRLFERSSRSVVLTRAGEQLYDKSLPAIVDLEDALDDIHAQKDEVAGTLRLSAPYSAGPFFLDDLVARFATAFPTVDVEVIYDDKKVDLLTSGIDAAIRSNTLLGPDTYAVSVGPELEMTIVGSAEYLAGKGTPAHPRDILKHDAICYAFGSGAHLAPWGFDGPEGMYTMQPKPRMVANDMRSLLTYAQQGLGLAYLYREIALPHLEKGGLTEVLSGHVGQLPRYSLNYRSKRNMTRRLRAFVDMAKA, via the coding sequence ATGACCCGTAGCAGCTTTGGTGACATTCGTGTTTTTGTCGAAGTCGCGCGCCGCGGCGGCTTCCGTGCAGCGGCCGAGCATCTTCAGCAAGCCCCCGCCTCGGTGAGCGAGGCCATCCAACGGTTCGAGGACCGTCTGGGTGTACGTCTGTTTGAACGGTCATCACGCTCCGTCGTGCTGACACGCGCAGGCGAACAGCTCTATGATAAGAGCCTGCCCGCCATTGTGGATCTGGAAGATGCGCTGGATGACATCCACGCGCAGAAGGACGAGGTCGCAGGCACCTTGAGGCTTTCGGCCCCCTACAGCGCTGGCCCCTTCTTTCTGGATGATCTGGTCGCACGTTTCGCGACTGCATTTCCGACGGTCGATGTTGAAGTCATCTATGATGACAAAAAGGTCGATCTTCTGACGTCAGGCATCGACGCCGCGATCCGTTCAAACACGTTGCTTGGACCAGATACATATGCTGTCTCTGTTGGACCAGAGCTGGAAATGACCATCGTCGGTTCGGCCGAGTACCTTGCGGGAAAGGGGACACCTGCGCATCCGCGCGATATCCTGAAGCACGATGCAATCTGCTATGCCTTTGGCTCGGGCGCTCATCTGGCCCCGTGGGGGTTCGACGGGCCGGAGGGCATGTACACGATGCAGCCGAAACCGCGCATGGTGGCGAACGATATGCGGTCGCTTCTGACCTATGCACAGCAAGGGCTTGGTCTTGCGTATCTGTACAGGGAAATAGCCCTGCCTCATCTGGAAAAAGGTGGCCTGACCGAAGTTCTCAGCGGCCATGTGGGACAGCTTCCGCGCTATTCCTTGAATTACCGCAGCAAGCGGAACATGACGCGCCGGCTCAGAGCTTTCGTCGATATGGCAAAGGCGTAG
- a CDS encoding DUF4440 domain-containing protein, giving the protein MTVLEEIQAAIAEWNTGLDNGDIERMVASCHPEVMTVNERQPVTTGTQAIRAKYNPRIAAAEITSGYDIEDLQEYGDTVIVSGRFYGTMKMHDTGEVKTPEGRLVLGYKRDKTGAWKMFLDMDNNGPA; this is encoded by the coding sequence ATGACAGTACTTGAAGAAATCCAAGCCGCCATCGCTGAGTGGAACACTGGCCTCGACAATGGTGACATCGAACGGATGGTGGCCTCGTGCCATCCCGAGGTGATGACGGTGAACGAACGCCAGCCTGTCACAACAGGCACGCAGGCGATCCGCGCAAAGTACAACCCGCGTATCGCCGCCGCAGAAATCACCTCTGGTTATGATATCGAAGACCTACAGGAATACGGCGACACTGTCATCGTATCGGGCCGTTTCTACGGCACGATGAAGATGCACGACACAGGCGAGGTCAAGACGCCCGAGGGCCGCTTGGTGCTTGGCTATAAGCGCGACAAAACCGGCGCCTGGAAGATGTTCCTCGACATGGACAACAACGGCCCGGCGTAG
- a CDS encoding cupin domain-containing protein produces MAEGLPSPNVFRGLVPDGWQNMTFEPFREGVEICHLGRGGPDVALLRYAPGASVPRHRHQGLEVIIVLSGSQSDDHGRYRAGDVVLNPKGSEHEVWSVDGCTVLIQWERPVTFVD; encoded by the coding sequence ATGGCTGAGGGTCTGCCATCACCAAACGTGTTTCGGGGGCTCGTGCCCGACGGTTGGCAAAACATGACGTTCGAGCCCTTCCGCGAAGGCGTCGAGATTTGCCACCTTGGCCGCGGTGGTCCGGACGTCGCCTTGCTGCGCTACGCCCCCGGTGCCTCTGTTCCCCGTCATCGCCATCAAGGGTTGGAGGTGATCATCGTCCTGTCCGGCAGCCAAAGCGATGACCATGGGCGGTATCGCGCCGGGGATGTCGTGCTGAATCCGAAAGGAAGCGAACATGAGGTCTGGTCAGTGGATGGATGTACCGTCCTGATCCAGTGGGAACGCCCGGTGACGTTTGTCGACTGA
- a CDS encoding cysteine hydrolase family protein has translation MTQIPARPFDFPLARDRVALVIIDMQRDFVEPGGFGASLGNDVRPLQAIVPTVARLLAGFRTAGLPIFHTREAHRPDLSDCPPAKRLRGAPALRIGDAGPMGRVLIAGAPGCEIIPALTPLPDEPVIDKPGKGAFYATDLGDQLAARGITQLVCAGVTTEVCVQTTMREANDRGFECLLATDATESYFPSFKAAAIEMIVAQGGIVGWATDTDTILGAING, from the coding sequence ATGACACAGATCCCCGCCCGACCTTTCGATTTTCCGCTTGCCCGTGATCGGGTTGCGCTGGTCATTATCGACATGCAGCGCGATTTTGTCGAACCGGGTGGCTTTGGTGCAAGCCTCGGCAACGATGTCCGCCCGCTGCAGGCAATCGTGCCCACGGTTGCGCGGCTGCTTGCAGGCTTTCGCACCGCTGGCTTGCCGATCTTCCACACCCGCGAAGCACACCGCCCCGATCTGTCCGATTGCCCGCCTGCCAAACGTCTGCGCGGTGCGCCTGCGCTGCGCATCGGGGACGCGGGGCCCATGGGCCGTGTGTTGATCGCAGGCGCGCCCGGTTGCGAGATCATCCCCGCGCTGACCCCGCTGCCCGATGAACCCGTCATCGACAAACCCGGCAAAGGTGCCTTCTACGCCACAGACCTCGGCGATCAGCTTGCCGCACGGGGGATCACCCAGCTTGTCTGCGCAGGTGTCACGACCGAGGTTTGCGTACAAACCACGATGCGCGAGGCCAATGATCGCGGGTTTGAATGCCTCTTGGCTACCGATGCCACCGAAAGCTATTTCCCAAGCTTCAAAGCTGCCGCGATAGAGATGATCGTCGCCCAAGGGGGTATCGTCGGCTGGGCAACCGATACGGATACAATTCTAGGAGCGATCAATGGCTGA